DNA from Desulforegula conservatrix Mb1Pa:
CTCGTATGGTGCCTTCTCAGACTATCTTCCTTGATAGCCCTAAAAATTGGTAAAACAGGAATAAACCTAATTACCCGTATAATGGGTCTTATTATGGCCGCAATAGGCGTGGAATTCATTGCAAGCGGTCTGAAGCAGTTTTTTCCGGGTCTCGGATGATCCTTTATTCAGATTTTTTCAAAAAAATAAAAATCATTAAGGAGAGTCATCATGAAAAGCTACAGAAAAGAATTGTGGTTCAATATCAGACAGAGGCGAGCCTTTCTCAACATTACAAGACTTATACAAGACAGTCTTGCCGAAAGTGGAATTAAAGAAGGCATAGCCCTAATCAACGCCATGCACATCACAGCCTCGGTGTTTATAAACGATGATGAATCCGGTCTTCACCATGATTATGAAGAATGGCTCGAAAAACTTGCTCCGCATGAGCCTGTTGCAGCTTACAGACATAACCTTACAGGAGAAGACAACGGAGACGCCCATTTAAAACGCCAGATCATGGGCAGAGAAGTTGTTGTTGCGGTAACAGAAGGGAAACTTGATTTCGGCCCCTGGGAGCAGATCTTTTACGGTGAATTTGACGGGGGCAGAAAAAAGAGAGTCCTGATCAAAATCATAGGCGAATAATACCATTATTCTTATGCCAGGAATGGCTGAGCCGTTCCCGGCAAAAATTTTGCGCGGGCTATATCCATCCAAGAAATCCGAAAATCACAAGACCAGCAAGATTTATGATTCCAAGCGTTCCAATAAACCCCCAGCTTTTTTTGGACTCGGCGTCGTAACAAAAACAGGCTGCGGCAAAAAATGGAATATAAACGAGGATAAATACCGGAAAAGATCCCCACAAAGGATAAACCCATACAAATGCCGGAGTCCTTACAAAAAAGATTTCAAGGATTGAAGCAATTGCCGCGCTTGAAATTGTGACAAATATCCTGCTGTTTATCCCGAAAATCTTTGCAAAGGGATCTTTGGGAAGAATCTTTGTTGTGACAATACCTGCGATTGAAAACATTAGGCTGATTTCTATGCAGACCCCAATCATGATTAGAAATGCAGTACCTTTGGGAACTGTCCAGAGTGCATGTCCTGTAAAATGATGAATCAGGGCATTAACTATCTCGACGAACCAGTGAACCATGTAGAGCCCAAGCCCTGCTGCTATAGCCTTTATATTACCGCGTTCATATTCATGGCCATATACATATGCGACAAGCAACACAAGAGTTATGACGTACCATTGATAATTCTGCCCTGATCGCAATATCTGAACTGCCTGGTCAGTCGCCTGGGGATTGTTTAGAATCAAGATGCCTCCTTCATAATCATAAGCAATAATTGGTAAAAAAAGCTGACATAATCTGTATTTTAATTCTGGCAGCCGCTATCCGAACTTTTTTGCGATAAAGCCATCAATTATGTCGCATGATTCATCCACAGGATTTTTTTCACCGAACCTTGAAGAAATTTCAGCACATTTATTTCTGTGACCATTTTGGTCAATAATCTGGCCAAGAGCTCTTTTCAGGGTCTGATGGCTGAATTCTGAAGACTTTATTGCCAAACCAGCGCCAAGTCTTTCTATTCTATCAGCATTATCAAACTGGTCGAAGCTGAACGGCATTATTATCTGCGGAGTTCCACAACTAAGCGCCTGGGCAGTTGTTCCTATACCACCATGATGTACTATTGCCGTCGAACCTTTTAAAAGCCTGCTTAAAGGGGCGTATTCAAAATGAACAACTCCTTCAGGAAGAGAGGCGGGAATCTGGTGCGAAAATCTTGAAAGGAATACTCCCCTCACCCCCATTTCAAAACAAACATCAGCCGCAATCCTGAAAAACTTCTCAGCATGCATATTCGCGGTTCCAGGGGTAAAAATTACAGGCGGCAGACCGTTTTCCATGAACTCCTGAACTTCGGGCTGGAGCGGAGTGACTTCAGCTCCATCCCATAAAGGGAAACCGCCATAAAATATATTTGCAGGCCAGTCAGGCTGTATCTGCGCAAACCAGTCTGTAAACAGATTGAG
Protein-coding regions in this window:
- a CDS encoding secondary thiamine-phosphate synthase enzyme YjbQ, whose translation is MKSYRKELWFNIRQRRAFLNITRLIQDSLAESGIKEGIALINAMHITASVFINDDESGLHHDYEEWLEKLAPHEPVAAYRHNLTGEDNGDAHLKRQIMGREVVVAVTEGKLDFGPWEQIFYGEFDGGRKKRVLIKIIGE
- a CDS encoding glycosyltransferase — its product is MRLLLFPVGSYGDVYPMLGLGVELKKRGHEIIVCTYGYFEDLVKETGLDFKMVGTKEQYLDTISHPDLWNPLKSFLHLFKMGGDTIMRGQYEAAKELNLPGRTLIAASCLATGARLANEKLGIPLVSVLYQPTALWSDYETPRFYGLATGKNVPKILKRAQYYILHMLLFGPTITRGTNQFRKELGLPLIAKIDPWLLSEECILNLFTDWFAQIQPDWPANIFYGGFPLWDGAEVTPLQPEVQEFMENGLPPVIFTPGTANMHAEKFFRIAADVCFEMGVRGVFLSRFSHQIPASLPEGVVHFEYAPLSRLLKGSTAIVHHGGIGTTAQALSCGTPQIIMPFSFDQFDNADRIERLGAGLAIKSSEFSHQTLKRALGQIIDQNGHRNKCAEISSRFGEKNPVDESCDIIDGFIAKKFG